From Lysinibacillus sp. SGAir0095, the proteins below share one genomic window:
- a CDS encoding DUF3885 domain-containing protein — MELLDRLMKNSNYWIRFELGLIQLEGKEYFAEIHHRATTIFNTLFDKNDEILMVNFISNHIDYKKNNLPRIIRFIRNKKMIYSLKCKTIPYEYDEEDIEMETKQYSLNVKKDDIRLRYLIQSISNQDFALKPMINGSIYLLNLTKETVFHMYDDRGCDVYSFDEEKLLPLYSNFKNWILDYDRIQIDRKFEQGLFNLYETSIEMEERLELNENKVKEIGINLFQVNTCYTTHKLEIPKKYAEECLSEMTQTGLKLILNRRIMTL; from the coding sequence ATGGAATTACTGGATCGATTAATGAAGAACTCGAATTACTGGATACGTTTTGAATTAGGACTTATTCAATTAGAGGGTAAGGAATATTTTGCAGAAATACATCATCGAGCAACCACTATTTTCAACACTTTATTCGACAAAAATGATGAGATTTTAATGGTTAATTTCATAAGTAATCATATTGATTATAAAAAAAATAATCTGCCTAGAATAATTCGATTTATACGTAATAAAAAAATGATTTACAGCTTGAAATGTAAAACGATTCCTTATGAATATGATGAAGAAGATATAGAAATGGAAACAAAACAATACAGTTTAAACGTAAAAAAAGATGATATTCGCTTACGTTACCTTATTCAATCAATAAGCAATCAAGATTTTGCGTTGAAGCCTATGATTAACGGATCTATATATTTGTTAAATTTAACGAAAGAAACTGTATTTCATATGTATGATGATCGAGGATGTGATGTTTATAGTTTTGATGAAGAAAAGTTACTGCCTTTGTATAGTAATTTTAAAAATTGGATTCTAGACTATGACCGCATACAAATTGATCGTAAATTTGAACAAGGCTTATTCAATCTTTATGAAACATCTATAGAAATGGAAGAAAGACTGGAATTAAACGAAAATAAGGTAAAGGAAATAGGTATTAACTTATTTCAGGTTAACACGTGTTACACCACCCATAAACTTGAAATTCCGAAAAAATATGCAGAAGAATGTCTAAGTGAGATGACACAAACAGGTTTAAAATTAATTTTGAACAGAAGGATAATGACATTATAA